In Oryza brachyantha chromosome 2, ObraRS2, whole genome shotgun sequence, a single window of DNA contains:
- the LOC121053626 gene encoding E3 ubiquitin-protein ligase EL5-like codes for MSSSSHDPSSAAAADVVGGSYRVCDTVVLVCLAFASSIIVFTVAVCFRRAVALQGYASGRGGGAGPAAATGASFAGGGPGGGGGMRGLAPSALAAIPKFAYRRGANGGGGWEQCAICLGLVGDGEAVRRLPECKHLFHVECVDVWLYSHATCPLCRRDVGAAAAAAGDDKV; via the coding sequence atgtcgtcgtcgtcccacGATcccagcagcgccgccgcggccgacgtCGTCGGCGGCAGCTACCGCGTGTGCGACACGGTGGTGCTCGTCTGCCTCGCCTTCGCCTCCTCCATCATCGtcttcaccgtcgccgtctgcttccgccgcgccgtcgccctgcAGGGCTACGCGtccggccgtggcggcggcgcggggcccGCCGCGGCCACGGGCGCGTCCTTCGCTGGAGgaggccccggcggcggcggaggcatgCGCGGGCTGGCGCCGTCCGCGCTCGCGGCGATCCCCAAGTTCGCGTACCGGCGGGGcgccaacggcggcggcggctgggagCAGTGCGCGATCTGCCTCGGCCtggtgggcgacggcgaggccgtccGGCGGCTGCCGGAGTGCAAGCACCTCTTCCACGTGGAGTGCGTCGACGTGTGGCTGTACTCGCACGCCACGTGCCCGCTCTGCCGGCGCGACgtcggcgctgccgccgccgccgccggcgacgacaaaGTTTGA
- the LOC121053467 gene encoding E3 ubiquitin-protein ligase EL5-like — translation MSTAAGPVAAAAVAQRGGGCCSSGVTLELVGAFTAVCLVLYGVILYFNYLYVRWSGRDGVHRTEGGGAPGAGAGAGGGAARKRGGGGGLDKAALAAIPVFRFKAAACGHDADAECAVCLSAMQDGDAVRALPGCGHAFHAGCVDAWLRAHGTCPVCRARPAVPPPRPPPPAKKPGAKTAEPAA, via the coding sequence atgtcgacggcggcggggccggtggcggcggcggcggtggctcagCGTGGTGGGGGGTGCTGCAGCTCCGGCGTGACGCTGGAGCTCGTCGGGGCGTTCACGGCGGTGTGCCTGGTGCTGTACGGGGTGATACTGTACTTCAATTACCTGTACGTGCGGTGGAGCGGGCGCGACGGCGTGCACAGGActgagggtggcggcgccccgggggccggggccggggcaggcggtggcgcggcgaggaagaggggcggcggaggcgggctcgacaaggcggcgctggcggccaTTCCGGTGTTCAGGTtcaaggcggcggcgtgcgggcacgacgccgacgcggagTGCGCGGTGTGCCTGAGCGCCATGCAGGACGGCGACGCGGTGCGCGCGCTGCCCGGGTGCGGCCACGCGTTCCACGCCGGGTGCGTCGACGCCTGGCTCCGCGCCCACGGCACCTGCCCCGtctgccgcgcgcgccccgccgtgccgccgccgcggccgcccccgccggcgaAGAAGCCCGGCGCGAAGACAGCtgagccggccgcc
- the LOC102710371 gene encoding glutelin type-B 2 yields the protein MATTVFSRFSTYFCVLLLCHGSMAQLFNPSTNPWHNPRQGSSRECRFDRLQPFEPLRKVRSEAGVTEYFDEKNELFQCTGTFVIRRVIQPQGLLVPRYTNAPGLVYIIQGRGSIGLTFPGCPATYQQQFQQFLPQEQSQSQKFRDEHQKIHQFRQGDIVALPAGVAHWFYNDGDAPVVAVYVYDVRNSANQLEPRQREFLLGGNNMRAQQVYGSSAEQHSRQNIFSGFGVEILSEALGISTVTTKRLQSQNDQRGEIIHVKNGLQFLKPTLTQQQEQAQAQYQEVQYSEQQQTSSRWNGLDENFCTIKARMNIENPSRADTYNPRAGRTTSLNSQKFPILNLVQMSATRVNLYQNAILSPFWNVNAHSLVYTIQGRARVQVVSNFGKTVFDGELRPGQLLIIPQHYVVLKKAQREGFRYIAIKTNANAFVSQLVGKNSVFRSLPVDVIANVYRISREQARSLKNNRGEEHGAFAPRSQQQSYPGFSNQSESETSE from the exons ATGGCAACTACAGTTTTCTCTCGGTTTTCTACATACTTTTGTGTTCTTCTCTTATGTCATGGTTCTATGGCCCAACTATTTAATCCAAGTACAAACCCATGGCACAACCCTCGGCAAGGGAGTTCGAGAGAGTGTAGATTCGATAGATTACAGCCATTTGAGCCTCTTCGGAAAGTGAGGTCAGAAGCTGGTGTGACTGAGTACTTTGACGAGAAGAATGAGTTGTTCCAGTGCACAGGTACTTTTGTCATCAGACGTGTCATTCAGCCTCAAGGTCTTCTGGTGCCTCGATACACCAATGCTCCTGGCTTGGTCTACATCATCCAAG GGAGAGGTTCTATCGGTTTGACCTTCCCCGGTTGCCCTGCTACTTACCAGCAGCAGTTCCAACAATTTTTGCCTCAAGAACAAAGTCAGAGCCAAAAGTTTAGAGATGAGCACCAAAAGATCCATCAATTTAGACAAGGAGATATTGTTGCGCTCCCGGCTGGTGTTGCACATTGGTTCTACAACGATGGTGATGCGCCTGTTGTTGCCGTATATGTTTATGATGTAAGAAACAGTGCTAATCAGCTTGAACCAAGGCAAAGG GAGTTCTTATTAGGTGGTAACAACATGAGAGCTCAACAAGTGTATGGTAGCTCAGCTGAGCAACACTCTAGGCAAAACATATTCAGCGGATTCGGTGTTGAGATACTAAGTGAGGCTCTAGGCATCAGTACAGTAACAACAAAGAGGTTACAGAGCCAAAATGACCAACGTGGAgaaattatacatgtaaagAACGGCCTTCAATTTTTGAAACCCACTTTGACACAACAACAAGAACAGGCACAAGCTCAATACCAAGAAGTTCAGTACAGTGAACAACAACAGACATCTTCCCGGTGGAATGGATTGGACGAGAACTTCTGCACAATCAAGGCGAGGATGAACATTGAAAACCCTAGTCGTGCTGATACATACAACCCACGTGCTGGAAGGACCACAAGTCTCAATAGCCAGAAGTTCCCCATCCTTAACCTCGTCCAAATGAGTGCTACGAGAGTAAATTTGTATcag AATGCTATTCTCTCACCTTTCTGGAATGTCAATGCTCATAGTTTGGTCTATACCATTCAAGGACGCGCTCGTGTTCAAGTTGTTAGTAACTTTGGCAAGACTGTGTTCGATGGTGAACTTCGCCCAGGACAACTGTTGATCATTCCACAACACTATGTTGTCTTGAAGAAAGCACAACGTGAAGGATTCCGATACATTGCAATCAAGACAAATGCTAATGCCTTTGTGAGCCAGCTTGTAGGGAAAAACTCGGTATTCCGTTCCCTGCCGGTTGATGTGATTGCTAATGTGTATCGCATCTCAAGGGAGCAAGCTAGAAGCCTCAAGAACAACAGGGGAGAAGAGCATGGTGCATTCGCTCCTAGATCTCAACAACAATCCTACCCAGGATTCTCGAATCAGTCCGAAAGCGAGACTTCGGAGTGA